DNA from Alnus glutinosa chromosome 2, dhAlnGlut1.1, whole genome shotgun sequence:
TACTCTATgacataacacaaaacaatGCAACTTTAACAGCCCTACTTGACTTTAAGtcatataaaaatatcaaatttgtACTTTTCTAACCACAAGCCTACCCAATTCAATTCCCACTGAGACAACCAAACGCACACTCAAAGTTCTAGCTTCAAATTATCATTCCAATGCTCGCTACTAAGCACATCATAGTTTTTGAATAGTTGCTTTAatctattttaaaacaaaatcattTGTGCCGGTGGAGGGAGGCTTCACACCACCCTCCTCCCGAAACTGGTCCCCCTAGCCTTTCTAAGTCTAGGGTGGTTTTTTTGGCCCTCCCTGGTGTGAACCAGTGGAGGCTAGATGTCTCTCAGCCTttagggttgtggagttttgttccccTTGGCTTGTACTAGTGGTGGTTGTTGTTTCTCCTAACTTTTAAAGCTATAGagttttttcttccctttctgttgctttcttttttggttttttctggCAAAAGCTACACCAGTAGTTGGTTGAGGGGAGCGGTCGTTCGTGGTGTGTCTCCGGCGAAAGTATTGCCTGGCCGTGCAAAATTTGGGGATATCTTTGGAGCTAGATCTATGGTCTTCGGCTAGTTTTCTCTTGACATGAGCTCCTCCATGGTGGTCGCCGGCTTCTTCCAGTCTGGTTGTGTCAAGCCACGGCTGTGGTGGTCCCTCCTGCTCAGCGCGTGGCCAGCACGTGACAAGGAGTTTTCTCCCGCTGAACTAGTGCGTGAGGGCCACAGCCTGTCGTTTCCGGTGGTGTTTGGTGGATTTGTGCTTCCGGATGTCGTCTGCTGCTGGAGGGCTTCTGAAGACACTCCGGCGATGACGTGTGTCTTGCACGCGCTGGTTCCAGTGACGATGATTCCCAACGCTGGTTGTTTTTGTGGTTATCTGGTAgcttcttatatttttctttttgtacatCCTTGTCTTTGTTCACAGTTTACCTTTGTAATGGGCTGTAAATTACTTGGGCATTTTAGGTGGCTTGTAAGCTAGACCAAACCCTCTCATTTTAGTTGGGTTGTGCTTCAGTGTAAAGAAAGGACTCAATTGTTTGTTCATGTAATTATAGTTTGTTGCTTAGGTAGCTGTTttaaggtaagtttgttcctagcTTAATGGTTAGGGATTTTGTATCTCTATTCACTACCATGGGCCTACGGGCTTGTGGTTGTAGCTTTCAGGCTAGTCATTTGCCTTCAAGATGTTGTATTTGCCTTTGAGCTTGTTATCAATGAAAGTTCAAGTTCccgttcaaaaaataaaaaaattcatatcgTTAAAACgagaatgattaaaaaaaaatgtacaaggaCTTGGAAACTTAATGACCTTTTTAACCACCATCTGACAAGTTATAAATAACTATTCATCTTTTGATCATGtgggtttttccttttctggaAGAAACTTTTCCCGGAAATAGTTTCCCTAGAAACTTAGAAACTAGCACTGCTGGACGACAATAAAACTACTCAACCAAAGCCACAGATCAAAAAATATCATTCCGATGCTCATTATTAAACACGACACAGCTTCTACAGGCCGGTAACTACTGAAGCGGcatagaattaaaaaataaaaaataaaattaatggtgAATAAAATAGTTTAAAGGAAACGCAACTCAACACAGCCACAAAGAAAAACAGACCGGCTCTAATAtcaattgttaaaaaataattcatattaaTCTGTCTTACTCTATGGCATGTGAAGAAACAAGATATAAGCgtaccttcaattttttatgaTGAGCTTGTCATTTTTGATTTTGTAATCGTCGTCCTGTTTATACTGTCTGTGAAGGAATCTAGTCTCTCAATCTTAATTTCAGATTACCTAAAAAATGAAGTCTAATGGGCCAACTACATTCATTTATAGGGTAAGTACATGGCTTCCTTAAGTGTTTACATAATATGCCCAGCCCATTAtggacccaaaataaaaaaaaatggactatGCTAGCCCACTCAACAGGAATAAATACAACAAATGCTAGTTAACTTAATCTATAAAAGTTGTACACATTCAGaataaagaacaaagaagaGTACTATTGCAAATTGTGTTATTTGTTTTGGCGTAGAGGGGGTCGGATCTCCACCCTCCCTTGTGCGGGTGGAATTCCACCCTTACCGCCCCCCTCTGTAGGGGTGGAGGGTTTAAAGGGTGGCGGTGAAGTTCTACCCCCATTGCCTATTTCCATCCtcatcttttttataaaaacttttTAGGTATAATTGCATATGTGGCATTGTGATGTAGATCATGATACATTTGGTAcatttttattgggtttaattgGAAAATGGAATAGCTAACACTTCTATCGTTAAAAGATGGACGGAATGACCTATATATTTGTCAAATGCCCAATACTCATTTGTAATtgttaaaaatagaaattcaaGTCCTTATTTGTCATCAGGACAAAATTCCTGGACTTTTGGcgcaatttttcttaatttaaaatgtaattttatgaaaatagcTAGCATTGCACAAAGGAAGAGTAATTATAACCTTGAAACTGTATTTCCAAATATGTGAAAAAGTAAGTCTAGTTAAATATTAATAGTTGTCGCTAAAGAAGCTAAGCAACAACTGCATGGTTTTAATGGGGGGACACGACAAAAGAAATGTCAAACGCTTTCAAGAAAAAACCAACTAatagttatgtttatatttgttaaacACTTTGAAAAGTGAATCGtttgttaattattttgaagaagaaaaaaaagtgtttttgtttctaaaaacataaaattattttttgaaaagtttaaCAAACACCCCAAATTTTATGCATTATATCCATGATAGTTgtgcctttttttgttttccaataTGAAATTTTCTATTAATAATAGATTTGGGTTCACTGTTGTATTGGTATTCTGACAATACgctgtactctctctctctctcgtagaAGAATATAGCACTTGGTCGACAGACATTCTTTGAAGTTGAAGTGTTGAACATAGCGTCTGGATTGCTGTGATCTGTGGATGATTGGGCCTTGGGCTAAGCAGCACATATCCGCAACCCTCCACGCCGCCAGGTTAGGCATTCATATCACCCTTGAACTCAATATTCTCTGCTCTCATAGACGCCAATCTTAATTTCAAAGGCCAAACCAACAACACAATAACAGAGGGGGTCTAGATGAAAATCCGTCGACACTCCCTCAAGCCGGATCTCAGTCCCATCAAGGGAACAAGAAACGTCACGCCAATCGCCTACGAGACTCGATTCTTTGACTACTTGGCCTCCTAAGCTTTTACCGCTAGACCACCGCGGCACCACCCTCTGTGGTATTTGGTTTCAGCAACTTGAATGTGCATTAGCTACTCTTTCACTAACAGTTGTACACCACCGTTtatacaaaaagaagaaatacgGCAAATATTTCCAGAGGCAGAAATAGACAGTCAAATTGCAAGCAATAATAATATCTGTTAGATCAACCGCCACCACAGGTACATTTTACGCTGAAAATTATGTacagatatccattgtgatcgTGTACAACTACGCACTCCAATATCATGTTCTAATTGTATGCCGCAACACTAAATATAAGTTCATCAATTTCATGATAACAATAAAATTACAAGGCTACTTGCAACaattttacattattattattatcttcttccttcttttgataagtaacaatTATACGTTATTAAACAGTAAGGAAAAGGAACCAGACTGGTAGGCAGCAAATGATGCACAAATCagagagtggaaaaagggaGCAATTAAGGCCTACATCAGTTCTTGTGTTGCATCCTGCCACTTTCTGAACCAGCGTAAGGATCAACGGTGACATTTATAACAGCTGGTTTCCGTGCAGAGAAGGATTCTGAAAGGGCAGACTTGAGTTCTTCAGGTGTCCCAACAAGATAACCTTTGCCCCCAAAAGCTTCAATTACAGTGTGATATGCTGCACCAGGGATGATAGAAGTAGGTGCAGGATCATCTTTGTAAGGTCCATCAATTTCTTCAGGACTCCTCCGGTCGCCCCCATATACCCCACCGTTGTTAAATACAATCACAACAACGGGCAACTGGTATCGAACCAATGTCTGCAGAagtcaagaaaaatattatataacacATAAATTGCTTTATTCCAACTGATGATAAGTAAAGAAAACTGACAGCATAGTACACATTGATAGACAAGAGAGTAACCATGAAGATTGTGCTGAGTTTGAAAGAGGGATTTTGAAGTGAGATTTTACCTAAATTTGTAATTTGAGAATTCCCAAGGTTGACATCTCTTGTTTCGGTTAATAAGAGagttatttcaaaaattctGTAGAAATTATTACAACTTCAACATTTTTAAGCTTCCAATCCTTCAAATTTCATGGgagaaaatatcattttacaaCATCTAccaatattattattcttatatcACCTTCACACTGCTATCACTACTGCTTTTGCCACTGCCGCTTCTACCACCACCCTCCTTCACTCCCACTACAACTACAATCAACACCACAATCACCACCCACTGCACTATCATTACCACCACCGCTATCATTGCTACAACCACCACCCAAGTAACACTATGACACCATACTACTACTATCACTCAGTTATTGCCACTATCATCACTCATCAACATTGTAACTAGTACCATATTCTAATTTCTTAAACTTAAAAgtatatttatcaaaacaaTGCAAGATTGGATTGATAAGATTGAAATTCCTATAAATTGAATCCAACCATTTTAAAACTTCTaagaatttttctaaattttcatccaaaacaCAACATTCGCAAATAATAGGAAATATAAGTCACCCAATGagaatattttaagatattccCTAATATGTAAAGAGGAAAATGGATCCATAAAATTAGTTCTAGGCACGATTTTTCGTCTATGAAACTTAACAAGTATCAACTCATCTCAGAACAACCTAAAACATAGAATTTTCTCCTGTCCGTCAGCCATTTGAGAGATATGTACGTGGCAGACAGCGCTAACACATAAAAGCACTGACATGGCTGGAGGCATTatttattcccttttttttttttatcccttgCTTTATTTTGCTTTGATCTCACAACCCCTCTTCACAAACTCCTCACCCCTCCGCCATGCTACATACCCTGGAAAGTGTGAGGTGGGGCACTTCActtccctctttttttctttcattttctctccCCAGAAAGTGATAGAAAAAGTGGAAAAAGAAATCATATACCAAACACAACAATGGAAGAAAAACACGGAGCTTTTGAATCAAGCCCATCAATGACCATGAAACCACCAACACCACTCACATCAGTAACAATGACCACAGCTGACAAAAGGTCATGTACACGAAGCATCGAAGGAGGATCAAAGCTTTACTTCACATATTCCAATAAAACCATCTCCAATGGTACTTAACTGTTTTGGGTGTGACCCAAGCACCAAGACCTGGCTATTGACCTTGTGGATAATGAAATTGTGATAATTTGTGAGATATGAAGGCCAGGAATAAGGCAACAAGACTGACGACTGGTTGTGTAGGGGTGGGTGTGTGGGCGGCTAATAAACAAATGAACAACATCCCTATCTTTTAAATAGTTTGGAAACGAAATTTTTTCGTAAGTATCGAATGTAAGCTTAATTTCAAGGACGAAAAGTGTACTTCAGCTATTAAATAATAATCACACAAGAACAATCAAACTTCAAAATGACTCCTATAAGTTGCAGATAATAAAGCTATGCATTAAGCCAAAACACTGTAATTCCAAACGAGTCGATTAAGTTGGTAAGCATGTTTAACTGAAGGAAGGTGAAATCCAATCAATTatgccataaaaaaaaaaaaaaaaaatctgattcaaGATTCTCCCTAAGCACCTTTTACTAGAAATCAGGATGCTAAATCCTCTTTCAGAACTTTCTTTTTATTGATAAGTTTCACACACTCGGTGGTGGTCGACAACAAATGATCTTACTCTCCGCCCACTTCCTTTTGGcaaggaggggggagggagggGAAAGAGGAAGTGCTTATCGAGCTAAAGTTAATTGGCCGAATCTTCTAACAGAAAACATACCAACAATATCTGGAGCAAACTCCCAGCTTCAGAACATGGGACCAAGGATGTTTAAATCTTCTACCAAAACACATGAACAACATATAGAGAAAACTCCTCCTTGGACAAGTATGGTGTATGGTCAAAGATAGAAGAAGACTTGGAAAAGGCCCTCAAAATCTGACGACCACCATCTTCTATCCTTCCTATTAATCATAGCTATTCTATAAAGAAAACTAAGAAGATATGAATGATCTCATATGCATACATATGTCTACCCAAATCCCCAACACTAAGAAGCGAAACTTGAAAATCAATGGTAAGCAACCCACGCAAACAGAGAGAGAAACCAGTCCTTACAAGGTCTCACCATCTTCTTCTACAGAGTACATCCAAAATTTTGAATCTAAATGAGACAAAACCGAACACATCAACCAAGCCAGAAAACACGTACAGATCAAGTTACTCCATGCCTTTTCTTCCTCAAACTCGCAATAAGCGCATTGTTTAATTGCCCATTGTCTTAAAAGGTTAAGatgatagaaaatgataaatctaattatttaattaatattctaacgcTTCCCCTCACACATAGGACTAGACAATACACGGAATGTTTAACAAAAATAGGAGGTTAAGACTAGTATCAAGATCACtgctctaatatcatgttaaatcacttattgttccaaaagtttaagttgatatgAAGGGGTGAGTTAATAATTtagttaatattctaatatGTAACAAATCATCTTTGGCAATGACAAAAGATGAAGGCACCAAAATCCTCCACTAAAGATAAAAGAGCAACAACCTGtagtaaaaatagaaaaagaagtcTTAAAGGCTCTTAGAATCTAACAACTACTATCTTCTATCCTCCTATTACTTGTAGGTTCATAACTACTATAGGAAACAAAATTAAGTCAAAGATATCAACGGTTCCAGCTCATTCTAATGTCTACCAAACATCAGGATCCAACAATAAGAAACAAATCTGATTTTTAACGTGAGCCACCAAAGCCTTATACCATCTGCAGCAGCAATTGGTTATAGAATTCTGTTCTCACATAAGCCCCCACCAGACCACCAATGTAACCCAGATGGTACTTTCCTTCCCCTTTACGCACCAAACAAGGCCTTTAAATTCTTCTACCTGAAAGGAAATCCCCTCCTATGGCTAAGCCACCAGGAAAAATACTTGGTTGCAGTCCTAACCACTGCAAATCCAACATTATGATACTACTTTATGCCCTTAAAGACCCCATATTCCCAATCCATTTTCTTCGAAAGGCTTTATCAACTAACAAAATAGGCTGatgaccaaaaagaaaatggagcAATGAGGCAGATGCCAACACCAACGCCAACACTAATTACTAACCATTTTGCCACAGCTACTGGATtttaaaatagaagaaaatcgGGAGATTCATAAATGACACCAAAGTTGGGAAATATAAAACCCCCCAAATCAAACTTCTTCCAGCATCTGGGATGGTACTCAAAATTTTCAAGAACCACATCCAAATTgctttatttattcatatagTAGGTTATCACTCTTCTTCCTCGGTTTTACTCCCTACCATAGTCACCTAATAATGATAAACAAGTGTCTCGTTGATACTAAGATGACAAAGCACTAAAATTATGCTAAAATATGAGCTTCCagcattcttacttttttaacCAAATTATCAACATACACACCTCATATCAATATGACATCCAAAATGCAAAAGACATCCAAAATGCAAAAGATTCTACCGTGTTCACTACCTTTAGGGGCTTTGAGGAAGGTATTAAAGAAAGACCAGCAAGTGATATGAAGAGTGGCCAGATTAAAAATGTTCTAAAACCTGTCCAACAGTTCACTCGTCAAAAAGATGCAATTTCTTTACGTTTGGAAATCTAATTGAAACATGTTTATTAATTGCCACTTACAACCGAAATCTTCGTGACCATCTGCTTATGATAATGCACATGCCATCCCCATAAAGACATGATATGTCAATTAGCATCAACAAAGACTTGAACTCATGTTGGCTGCCGAGTTCTATGGTTAATACCATTAGCTAACCAATCTAGAGGCTTGGTAATGTCATCATTCATGATCACCATGGTGGTCTTTCAAATGGCTGAAACCAAAAGGGCCAACTTTAACTAATGACCAATAGGAACCATATGGTCTTCAGAGCATGACAGTAGCCTGATGACGGACAAACCATCCTAAGTGACCAAATATGGCCAAAAAACAGACAATCCCCCAGCAACGAGGAACAAATGACCCAACAAAATACTTAAGAGCAGCCAGCTGTTGccaaaacataagagggaagGAAATCTCGCTCTTGGATGAAGGACATTTCTCTTAATGGAAAAGCATGATCCAAATTGGGGTGTCTCTTTCAATGACAAGTGAAAAACTTAATCTTACTTTGAATAGTATTTGTTGCACCTTTCCATACAAACAAAATAGCTACTAGACAATTGTTAGCGTTGTGTATCCATAGCCAGAATACATCATGGCATCATAACTCATAAGAGTCCACATGAACACAGTGCGACAAGTTAAGAGGTAGAGAAGAGGCTCATTTATATAAGACAGTTAACATGCAGCTGAGGTCATTTAAACTTCCTAGATGTTAGTTGAGAAGTGGACAGCCATAAATGGAGAGCCTCAAGTTAGTGCTTGCATGACAAAAGCAAGGATCTTTCCAATGTTACCAGTACAAATGACACAAATGCAAGAAATCAATGTCAAAGGAAAACAACAGATACAGGCATGCAAAGACTGTGCATACTATGTCTGTTTCACTAACAGACTATCTAGCCActttaaacaaatattaaaacacTGAAGATGTGACCAAACTCTATTCTCATAAGGGCTTGAACACGATTGAAACATTTTGCAAGCAAAATGCTCTCCTAGTACCTTCAtagtggggaaaaaaaatatataagacatGAAATAGTGGTGTTTATGTTTCTAAAGCAATCCTTTTACTCTGCATTAATACTCAGCATGTTTTTTCATACAGTTCACATTGAAAGCAAAAATGAAATGGACCAAACTTATTACTTCAGACTAATAAGTAGCAAGTGAACTATGTGGGAAGTAAAACATTGCTTGATAAGTTAAACATTGCATTAAAACAAGTTAACATCAGTCTACGAGAAAGATGGGTAATACTAGTGCCAATTGCTAACAGCAAATGCAGTTCGGCCTTTAAAACTTAATGTGGGGAGGAAGCTAACTATTGAACACCGAAAAACCAAAATGCGTGGTATGCCCTTCATTTCCGTATTAGTTTCCTATTCACCAGAAGGATGAAATTCATCAAAGTCTATACCATCTCATTTTCATTCACATCCCAAAATGCCAGAGCGAAATCTGTCATTATCGGCAGCCAGGAAAATGGCCATCATCAATAAGCATTttcacaaaacataaaacataaatttatAGGCATTCACATATAGAGGACCATACCTCAATAAGCATATCAGAAAAACAGCCATCACACATATCAGACAAACAGCCATCATCAACAAGCATTgtcacaaaacataaaacataaatttatAAGCATTCACATATAGAGAACCATACCTCAACTTCAATTGCACTAAACCCAAATGCGGAATCCCCTTCAACCGCAATCACCAGCCGGCCAGGCGAAGCCACAGCAGCCGCTATGCAATAACCTAAACCGACCCCCATAGTCCCCCAAGTCCCAGCATCCAACCTTGTCCTCGGCTCTGTCTGAACCAGCACTGCCCGCCCCACATCCATGGTATTCGCCCCTTCCGAAACCAGTATCGGCGCCGGACTCCCCAATCCCAATATCGCATCCCTTATAATCCTCATCGGTGTAAAGAAGTTAAACGGCACCACATCCTTGGCCAACTGGACCTCCATTCTCACGACATTGTCCTTCACTTTCTTCGCTACCTCCTCCACCCAAGGATGCGACTTCCCAAAACAAAAAGGGTCGTCCTTGATTTCCCTATTGATCCTTTCCAAGACCCGTTTCGCATCTCCGACTAAACCCACACTGGGTTTCCTTAGCTCAATCTCGTCCTTGCTTATATCCACCAATATGAACTTCACGTCCTTGGACCACTTGGGTGGCTCCCCAAAATGCAACAACCAGTTCAGCCTAGCACCAACGACAAGCGCGACGTCGCATTTGCCAATGGCCAACGATCTCGCCGCCAACGCCGCTAGCTCGTGCGTATCGGGCAACAACCCTTTGCCCATCGGAGTCGGCAGGAACGGGATTCCGGTGGTCTCCACTAGCTTCTTCAGCTCGTTCTCTGCTCGAGAAAATGCCGCTCCTTTTCCAAACACAACCAACGGTCTCTTCGCATTTCTGAGCAACGACACTGTTTGCTCGATATCGGAAACGGGCGGGTTGGGGATCAGAGTCTCTTCGGTCTTTATAGAATTATCCGCCGCAGCCAATAAAGCCTCGGCTTCAGAGTCGGAGATGGTTTGGTGCAACACATCGGTCGGGAGGTCCAGATAACAACCGCCGGGACGACCCGAGCTGGCCCAGTGGAGGACCCGGGCCACGGAGTCGGGGATTTCGGAGATGTGCTTGGCTTTGACGGAGAACTTGGAGAAGGGCTTGACAGCTTCGATCTGATCGAGCTCCTGGAAGTCGCCGCGACCAACGTCGTTCTGGTCGCAGGAGCCGGAGATCATGACCACGGGCCAGGCGTTGATCATGCCGTTGGAGAGGCCCGCGAGGCCGTGGACGCAGCCCGGACCCGAGACGGTGAGCAGGACGCCGGGGCAGCCCGTGAGGTAGCCGAAGGCGGAGGCGGCGTAGCCCGCGGCCTGCTCGTTGTGGAAGGCAATGAAGCGGACGCCGAGGGCCACGGCGCGGTTGGCGAGGGACGTGACCGGGATGCCCACCACGCCGAACATGTGGTCCACGCCAAAGCGGGCCAGGGACATCGCCGCTAGGATGTTGCCGTCGATCAGGGTTTTGGTGGGGGTGGGATCTGACTCAGCCATTGGAGCTCAGCTGGAAGATTCCTTGTTTGGAGTGTTATTGAGGTGAAAAGAAATGTGAGATCGACGCGACGGTTTTGATGATAAAGAATCAAAGATTAGAGACGAAGTGGTGGGTGGTGGCCGGAGTTACGAGTATGCCCTTGGCGGTTGTTGTCTTAGTAATTGAGCTGACCGGGGCTGATCCGATTCAATGACGATTAAAGGGATAATATTGTTTACTGAATTTTCGAGCTTTATAGAGCCAATTATTGTTGCAAAGGACAGGACTGCCACCAAATTGAGGAATGGGTTGGGAACTTGCGATCAAACACTTTACActtataaaaaagcaaaaacaaaacactttACTCTTTGTGTGTGGATTTTGAGAATTGTCTCAACTGGTGGAGGTGACGGCGCTGGATGAAGCCAAGTTTATGCCCAACTCTTCCTGACTTCTGAGTCTCCCCCACTCTGCGCAGGTACCACTGCCCTTTCAGTGTTTGGCTGCCGCCGTCTCAAAGTGGGAACCCAAGTTGGAAAGTGAACTTCTCGTCTGTTTGAAATTATTATGATAAGCCGAGTTGCCGTGCTGGTGTAGCCGAGTCGaggtataaatataaaattatataaattaatttaagttGATTTATTGAATTGAACGatcaaacatattaattttaaggaATAATTATATTACATTATTACTGGTCTTTGaaattggcttaaattacaaatcactttctatggtacaaaaagttcatgaagaatcctgtggtaaactataattacgaatcactccctgaacccaTTTTTTGTCTATCaaattaacagattccgttaattTTTCACGACATACTTAATAGAAAATAGACACGTAGCCACATCATGCCTAGGGGAGGCCAAACGTAGCCGGGCCACCCCCGGCAACCACCCatttgctattttctatttttttaaaaaaaaataataataatttttaagttttatttatttatttatttatttatttttattgtaatgaacacgtgtcgatttcttaTCGAGTATAACATGACAAACTAACTGAATCTATTAACTTAGTAGACGAAAACGGGTTCAgaaagtgattcgtaattatagtttaccacaaagaccctccatgaattttttgtaccataaaaaatgatttgtaatttatgccaaccTCAGagaccaatggtacaattatctctaattttaatttgttaattttatattaaatttataagttgggtaaaaaattattaatttttatattgcaTATCGAAGCATAAGTGAAAGACTATATgaatttaacataatttaatccatttacttttaaattaatattatattaaatttgtgTCAAAAATCAATGGCGGTAATTTGAATGGGTCAATACAACCTGCGTCGATCCTGTCCATAGATGTTGCAAAATTTGTTTTTGGACGCCGTCCGTCGTCCCCACCACTCACCAGTATACCAAGAGGCAGGCGCAAGCCATTTTGCTTTTTGCTGGGGGGCCACGCCGTCCGTCGTCCCCACCACTCACCGGTATACCAAGAGGCAGCAAGCCATTTTGCTTTTTGCTGGGGGACCACGCCGTCCGTCGTCCCCACCACTACCTAGAGGCAGCATGCCATTTTTATGGGGGATTAGCGTATGCATGTcaacttgataaaaaaataaaaaaatgatattatgaGATATTATCATGAATCTTCAAACTGAAGTTAATTTTAAGTATTCATATTGCGAAACCATGTGATGATGATGGCCATGATGGATCCAGCAAAAATCTTGAGGAcggaaattattaaaatatcacatatatcataaaagaaattaaagatttCATGTTAC
Protein-coding regions in this window:
- the LOC133859324 gene encoding 2-hydroxyacyl-CoA lyase, producing the protein MAESDPTPTKTLIDGNILAAMSLARFGVDHMFGVVGIPVTSLANRAVALGVRFIAFHNEQAAGYAASAFGYLTGCPGVLLTVSGPGCVHGLAGLSNGMINAWPVVMISGSCDQNDVGRGDFQELDQIEAVKPFSKFSVKAKHISEIPDSVARVLHWASSGRPGGCYLDLPTDVLHQTISDSEAEALLAAADNSIKTEETLIPNPPVSDIEQTVSLLRNAKRPLVVFGKGAAFSRAENELKKLVETTGIPFLPTPMGKGLLPDTHELAALAARSLAIGKCDVALVVGARLNWLLHFGEPPKWSKDVKFILVDISKDEIELRKPSVGLVGDAKRVLERINREIKDDPFCFGKSHPWVEEVAKKVKDNVVRMEVQLAKDVVPFNFFTPMRIIRDAILGLGSPAPILVSEGANTMDVGRAVLVQTEPRTRLDAGTWGTMGVGLGYCIAAAVASPGRLVIAVEGDSAFGFSAIEVETLVRYQLPVVVIVFNNGGVYGGDRRSPEEIDGPYKDDPAPTSIIPGAAYHTVIEAFGGKGYLVGTPEELKSALSESFSARKPAVINVTVDPYAGSESGRMQHKN